A single Trachemys scripta elegans isolate TJP31775 chromosome 20, CAS_Tse_1.0, whole genome shotgun sequence DNA region contains:
- the ADPRS gene encoding ADP-ribose glycohydrolase ARH3, which produces MAAALAGGSLGRVPARLPPARGRFRGCLAGALLGDCLGAPFEGRDVVALPDLLRYLRGLEPPGRAGGSGEEADGKETLCYTDDTAMARCVVRSLLAKGEFDQVDMARRFAEEHKKEPDRGYGMAVVKVFKKLLSPKCSDVFEPARVQFNGKGSYGNGGAMRVAGVSLIYPEVQDVKKFAKLSAELTHANSLGYNGAILQALAVHLALQGELSRESFLEQLIGHMEDVEADDKSLADARAMGFEELPFSRRLKKIKEFLELSTVPKSDVLLELGNGIAALESVPTAIYSFLRSMKSDPDIPDHYNNLQRVIIYCISLGGDTDTIATMAGAIAGAYYGEEQVPPCWEQSCEAFQETEMLANSLHELYCQRL; this is translated from the exons GGGACTGCCTGGGCGCCCCCTTCGAGGGCAGGGACGTGGTGGCGCTGCCCGACCTGCTGCGCTACCTCCgcgggctggagccgccgggccgggccgggggcagcGGCGAGGAGGCGGATGGCAAAG AAACGCTCTGCTACACAGATGACACAGCCATGGCCAGGTGTGTGGTGCGGTCCCTGCTAGCCAAGGGAGAGTTTGATCAAGTTGATATGGCCAGGAG ATTTGCTGAGGAGCACAAGAAGGAGCCGGATCGTGGCTATGGGATGGCAGTCGTCAAAGTGTTCAAGAAACTTCTGAGCCCCAAATGCAGTGATGTGTTTGAGCCAGCCCGAGTGCAGTTTAATGGGAAAGGCTCCTACGGGAACGGTGGTGCTATGAGGGTAGCAGGCGTTTCGCTGATTTACCCTGAAGTTCAGGATGTGAAGAAG ttTGCGAAGCTCAGTGCTGAGTTGACTCATGCCAACTCACTTGGCTATAACGGAGCCATCCTGCAGGCGCTGGCAGTGCACCTCGCCCTGCAGGGAGAGCTCAGTCGGGAAAgcttcctggagcagctgatCGGCCACATGGAGGATGTGGAGGCAGATGATAAATCTTTGGCTGATGCGCGAGC GATGGGTTTTGAAGAATTGCCATTTTCAAGGCGTCTTAAGAAGATCAAGGAATTTTTGGAGCTTAGCACCGTTCCGAAGTCAGATGTATTGCTTGAGTTAG GCAATGGCATTGCTGCTCTGGAGTCTGTCCCCACTGCGATTTACTCCTTCTTGCGCTCCATGAAATCCGATCCAGATATTCCCGATCACTACAACAACCTACAGAGGGTCATCATCTACTGTATCTCGCTGGGTGGAGACACAGATACCATAGCTACCATGGCTGGAGCCATTGCAGGAGCTTATTATGGGGAGGAGCAGGTACCCccatgctgggagcagagctgcgaAGCTTTTCAAGAGACAGAGATGCTGGCAAATAGCTTGCACGAACTCTACTGCCAACGACTTTGA